Proteins co-encoded in one Candidatus Acidiferrales bacterium genomic window:
- the aroF gene encoding 3-deoxy-7-phosphoheptulonate synthase, with protein sequence MLVVMQAHATEEQVQAVCRRIEALGMRAHPIPGSNRTAIGITGNSGAVDVGSLEAMPGVVECIPVSKPYKLVSRDAKEENTVVRVPTPAGEVRIGGPALAIIAGPCAIESREQAMAIAARVKAAGAHLFRGGAYKPRTSPYSFQGLGEPALKILAEVRERFGLGIVTEAVDNESLDLVEKYADVIQIGARNMQNFSLLKRAGKASKPVLLKRGLSATLDEFLMAAEYVLSEGNYQLMLCERGVRTFSDFTRNTLDLSVIPAVQLRSHLPILVDPSHGTGRRNKVLPLSRAAVAVGADGLIVEVHHNPDKALSDGMQSIVPEELEQLMGEIRQIASVVHRALN encoded by the coding sequence ATGCTTGTCGTAATGCAAGCTCACGCGACCGAAGAGCAGGTTCAAGCCGTCTGCCGACGGATTGAAGCGCTCGGGATGCGTGCGCACCCGATTCCGGGATCGAACCGGACGGCGATCGGCATCACGGGAAATTCCGGCGCGGTGGACGTCGGGTCGCTCGAAGCGATGCCCGGCGTGGTCGAATGCATACCGGTCAGCAAGCCTTACAAGCTGGTCAGCCGGGACGCGAAGGAAGAAAACACCGTCGTGCGCGTGCCAACCCCCGCAGGCGAGGTGCGCATTGGCGGGCCGGCACTGGCGATTATCGCGGGACCGTGCGCGATCGAGAGCCGCGAGCAAGCGATGGCCATTGCCGCAAGAGTGAAGGCCGCGGGCGCGCATCTATTTCGCGGAGGTGCATACAAGCCGCGGACGTCGCCGTACAGCTTTCAGGGACTCGGCGAGCCGGCGCTGAAAATTCTGGCGGAAGTACGCGAGCGGTTCGGGCTGGGAATCGTGACGGAAGCGGTGGACAACGAGAGCCTGGACCTCGTGGAAAAATACGCGGACGTGATTCAAATCGGCGCGCGAAACATGCAAAATTTTTCGCTGCTGAAGCGCGCGGGGAAAGCTTCGAAACCCGTGCTGCTGAAACGCGGTCTTTCGGCGACTCTGGATGAATTTCTGATGGCCGCGGAGTACGTCCTTTCGGAAGGCAACTATCAACTGATGCTCTGCGAGCGCGGCGTGCGGACGTTTTCCGATTTCACGCGAAACACACTGGATTTGAGCGTGATTCCGGCGGTGCAATTGCGCAGCCATCTGCCGATCCTAGTGGACCCGAGCCACGGAACGGGACGCCGGAATAAGGTTTTGCCGCTTTCGCGGGCGGCTGTTGCCGTGGGCGCGGATGGATTGATTGTCGAAGTGCATCACAATCCCGACAAGGCGCTTTCCGACGGCATGCAGTCGATCGTTCCTGAAGAGCTCGAGCAGTTGATGGGCGAAATCCGGCAAATTGCATCCGTGGTTCATCGCGCGCTGAATTAA
- a CDS encoding chorismate mutase, with translation MPKETEMTIGDHRRRVDELDRELVRMLNRRAQMTIQLGQLKKAAGLPARDEAREETILRHVRRLNPGPLDDTALTAIFRAILDESRRVTSEMLTETPSKGGE, from the coding sequence ATGCCGAAGGAGACAGAAATGACCATCGGGGACCATCGAAGGCGAGTCGACGAGCTGGACCGGGAGCTCGTGCGCATGCTGAATCGCAGGGCGCAGATGACGATTCAACTTGGGCAATTAAAGAAAGCGGCGGGACTCCCGGCACGAGACGAAGCACGCGAGGAAACCATCCTGCGGCACGTGCGGAGACTGAATCCGGGACCGCTGGATGACACAGCGCTCACGGCAATCTTTCGGGCGATATTGGATGAGTCGCGGCGCGTTACGTCAGAGATGCTCACGGAGACGCCCAGCAAGGGGGGCGAATGA
- a CDS encoding deoxyribonuclease IV, whose translation MEEPQHSSTQPYLPSDEYRPEPVPEPSPPAWMDGSIRIGIHTSIAGEITSALDLAHNLGANALQIFSASPRMWRRPASGAKGVDPSAQRFRARREELKLGPLVIHDNYLINLASPDRILRVRSIQAFHEEIVRAIALGADFLVAHPGSGKGASMSAAISAIADGLKQASRGVNFENLRVLLENTAGQGTSVGSRFSEIKSIIDQCPELPLGVCVDTAHLFAAGHDLRSVEGLEAALAEIDGTVGLVRVFVIHTNDSKAALGSHLDRHEHIGKGKIGRDAFRRILNHPQLTGRAFILETPIDRPGDDRRNVETLWRLVGITPRRTGRVADGFRIRSRRVSTKKSKRRKR comes from the coding sequence ATGGAAGAACCGCAGCACAGTTCAACGCAGCCGTATCTCCCCAGTGATGAATATCGTCCCGAACCTGTTCCAGAGCCGTCTCCGCCTGCGTGGATGGACGGCAGCATTCGCATCGGCATCCACACGTCTATCGCCGGCGAGATCACTTCCGCACTCGATCTCGCCCACAATCTCGGCGCCAACGCGCTCCAGATTTTTTCTGCCAGCCCGCGCATGTGGCGTCGTCCCGCGAGTGGCGCGAAAGGCGTCGATCCTTCCGCGCAACGCTTCCGCGCTCGCCGCGAAGAGCTAAAGCTCGGTCCGCTCGTCATTCACGACAATTATTTGATCAATCTTGCCTCGCCCGATCGCATTCTGCGCGTCCGCTCGATACAGGCCTTTCACGAAGAGATCGTTCGCGCCATCGCGCTCGGCGCCGATTTCTTGGTTGCGCATCCCGGCAGCGGCAAAGGCGCTTCGATGTCAGCGGCAATCTCCGCCATCGCCGACGGACTGAAGCAAGCCTCACGTGGTGTGAATTTTGAAAATCTTCGCGTCTTGCTCGAAAACACGGCTGGGCAGGGAACTTCCGTCGGCTCGCGCTTCAGCGAGATCAAAAGCATCATCGACCAGTGTCCTGAGCTGCCTCTCGGCGTCTGTGTGGACACCGCTCATCTTTTCGCTGCCGGTCATGATCTGCGCTCAGTGGAAGGTCTGGAAGCGGCGCTCGCCGAAATTGACGGCACAGTCGGCCTAGTGCGCGTTTTCGTCATTCATACGAACGATTCCAAGGCCGCGCTCGGCTCGCATCTCGATCGTCACGAACACATCGGTAAAGGCAAAATTGGCCGCGATGCATTTCGCCGCATCTTGAATCATCCGCAGCTCACCGGCCGTGCCTTTATTCTCGAAACTCCCATTGATCGTCCCGGCGACGACCGCAGAAACGTCGAGACACTCTGGCGTCTCGTCGGCATAACTCCGCGCCGCACCGGACGGGTTGCCGATGGTTTTCGCATTCGCAGTCGGCGAGTGAGTACGAAGAAATCCAAACGACGGAAAAGGTGA
- the leuS gene encoding leucine--tRNA ligase: protein MTRSLSEYDPQQIEAKWQKNWAEEGAFDADRDATRPKYYTLEMLPYPSGTMHMGHMRNYTIGDSIARYKRMRGFNVLHPIGWDSFGLPAENAAIKNGIPPRDWTNSNIAQMKAVCKRFGFSYDWRREISTCEPEYYRWNQWFFLRMLERDLAYRKRSKVNWCPQCQTVLANEQVVDGCCWRHETTQVEAKEIEQWFLRITNYSDELLDDMADLEQGWPERVLAMQRNWIGKSRGARVRFPVAKMENAVIEVFTTRIDTIYGATAIVLSPGHPLLPGLFDGISGRAAVEAQWNRLRQKVVRAADLAKAEKEGIFTGRFAVNPFSGEMVPIWIANFVLAEYGTGAVMCVPGHDQRDFEFAEKYRIPVKIVVQPADGSSLKAGALSEAYSAYGRAVDSGPYSGMESEIAIEKMTADAEAKGTGRGETIYRLKDWGISRQRYWGTPIPVVYCEKCGVVAVSDSDLPVRLPEKVSLTGEGQSPLAGVPEFVNAKCPKCGGAARRETDTMDTFVDSSWYFYRYTDAHNTSAPYAPEEAGYWFSIDQYIGGIEHAILHLIYSRFFAKVMRDLGLIRHREPVLRLFSQGMVQKGGRAMSKSHGNVVGADDMAQKYGCDTARMYTLFAAPPEKDLEWSEQGIEGCARFLNKVYRLVDRHAAALKSVAAARPEAIDLASATVKEKVLLRKAHQTLKRVTSDFEVRWHFNSSVALMMELVNELHAQEPLDDAVNPAVLKHLIEVLVLIMAPVVPHLSEELWEILGHAGGLTAAKGIPRVPWPSYHEDLAKEDQFEVIIQINGRLRGKILVDDGLSEEEQLQRALVDPHIAPLVSGRQIAKTIVVPKKLVSLVVR from the coding sequence GTGACGCGTTCCTTGAGCGAATACGATCCACAGCAAATCGAAGCAAAGTGGCAGAAAAATTGGGCAGAAGAGGGCGCGTTTGACGCCGACCGCGACGCGACTCGGCCCAAGTACTACACCCTCGAGATGCTGCCGTATCCCTCCGGCACGATGCACATGGGCCACATGCGCAATTACACTATCGGCGATTCCATCGCCCGTTACAAGCGCATGCGCGGCTTCAATGTTCTGCATCCCATCGGCTGGGATTCTTTCGGTTTACCCGCCGAAAACGCAGCTATCAAGAACGGCATCCCACCGCGTGATTGGACCAATTCGAATATCGCCCAGATGAAGGCCGTCTGCAAACGCTTCGGTTTCAGCTACGACTGGCGCCGCGAAATTTCCACCTGCGAGCCCGAATACTATCGCTGGAATCAGTGGTTTTTCCTGCGCATGCTCGAGCGTGACCTCGCGTATCGCAAACGCAGCAAAGTGAACTGGTGTCCTCAGTGTCAGACGGTTCTCGCCAATGAGCAAGTTGTCGACGGCTGCTGCTGGCGCCACGAAACCACGCAGGTCGAGGCCAAGGAAATCGAGCAGTGGTTCTTGCGCATCACGAATTATTCCGACGAACTTCTCGACGACATGGCCGATCTCGAGCAGGGTTGGCCCGAACGCGTCCTCGCCATGCAGCGCAACTGGATCGGCAAATCGCGCGGCGCGCGCGTCCGTTTTCCTGTCGCGAAAATGGAAAATGCGGTCATCGAAGTTTTCACCACGCGCATCGACACGATTTATGGCGCCACTGCCATCGTCCTTTCGCCCGGCCATCCGCTGCTGCCCGGCCTTTTTGACGGCATCAGTGGCCGCGCCGCTGTCGAGGCGCAATGGAATCGCCTGCGCCAAAAAGTCGTCCGCGCCGCGGATCTCGCCAAAGCGGAAAAAGAAGGCATCTTTACCGGTCGCTTTGCCGTGAATCCATTCTCCGGCGAAATGGTTCCCATCTGGATCGCCAATTTCGTCCTCGCGGAATATGGAACTGGCGCGGTCATGTGCGTCCCGGGGCACGATCAGCGCGATTTCGAATTCGCTGAAAAATATCGCATTCCCGTGAAAATTGTCGTGCAGCCCGCCGATGGCTCGTCGCTTAAAGCCGGCGCTCTCTCCGAAGCGTACTCCGCTTACGGTCGCGCCGTGGATTCTGGCCCTTACTCTGGAATGGAATCCGAAATCGCCATCGAAAAAATGACCGCCGACGCCGAAGCCAAGGGCACTGGTCGCGGTGAGACCATCTATCGCCTCAAGGACTGGGGCATTTCGCGCCAGCGTTATTGGGGCACGCCGATTCCCGTTGTCTACTGCGAAAAGTGCGGCGTCGTTGCCGTTTCCGATAGCGATTTGCCCGTTCGGCTTCCGGAAAAAGTTTCACTCACCGGCGAAGGCCAGTCCCCGCTCGCCGGCGTTCCCGAATTCGTGAATGCAAAGTGTCCGAAGTGCGGCGGGGCAGCCCGGCGTGAGACCGACACCATGGACACATTCGTTGATTCCTCTTGGTATTTTTATCGCTACACCGACGCGCACAACACTTCCGCGCCCTACGCCCCTGAGGAAGCTGGCTACTGGTTTTCCATTGACCAGTACATCGGCGGCATCGAGCACGCCATCCTGCATTTGATCTATTCACGCTTCTTCGCCAAGGTCATGCGCGACCTCGGCCTGATCCGTCATCGCGAACCCGTTCTGCGCCTTTTTTCTCAGGGAATGGTGCAGAAGGGCGGCCGGGCCATGTCCAAATCGCACGGCAATGTAGTTGGCGCGGACGATATGGCGCAAAAATATGGCTGCGACACCGCGCGCATGTATACGCTTTTCGCTGCGCCGCCGGAAAAAGATCTCGAATGGAGCGAGCAGGGAATCGAGGGTTGCGCGCGTTTCCTGAATAAAGTCTATCGCCTCGTTGATCGTCATGCTGCGGCGCTGAAGTCTGTCGCGGCGGCGCGCCCGGAAGCGATTGACCTCGCCAGCGCTACAGTCAAAGAAAAGGTGCTGCTGCGCAAAGCGCATCAGACGCTCAAGCGCGTCACTTCCGATTTCGAGGTTCGCTGGCACTTCAATTCCTCCGTCGCCCTCATGATGGAGCTTGTCAACGAACTGCACGCACAGGAGCCGCTGGACGATGCTGTCAATCCTGCCGTCCTTAAGCACCTCATCGAAGTGCTGGTGCTCATCATGGCGCCTGTCGTGCCTCATCTGAGCGAAGAGCTTTGGGAAATCCTCGGCCACGCCGGGGGACTCACTGCTGCGAAGGGTATCCCGCGCGTTCCGTGGCCGTCTTACCATGAAGATTTGGCCAAAGAAGATCAGTTTGAGGTTATTATTCAGATCAATGGACGCCTGCGCGGCAAGATTCTCGTCGACGATGGCTTGAGCGAGGAGGAGCAGCTTCAGCGCGCCCTCGTCGATCCGCATATTGCGCCGCTCGTAAGCGGACGCCAGATCGCCAAGACGATTGTCGTGCCGAAGAAGCTCGTCAGTCTCGTCGTGCGTTAG
- the guaA gene encoding glutamine-hydrolyzing GMP synthase, whose protein sequence is MANAAALPERESHFERKGELGVSTRGGVVVLDFGGQYTQLIARRIREQEVFSAILPCNASLDEVKRLEPAGIVLSGGPSSVYDEGAPECDSRVLHLGVPVLGICYGMQWMAHALGGNVVKAERREYGPARLDREKDSALFRGIPDHGKVWNSHGDHVIGLPTGFETTGRTDNAVAAIEDPVRHLYGVEFHPEVRHTERGTDMLRNFVFEVCHAKKNWNRASFIAETVEAIRNRVGDTHALCALSGGVDSAVAAVLVHRAIGDRLTNVFVDTGLLRQNEYHETLDLLRNRLGLNVDGVDASERFLARLKGVTDPEEKRKRIGAEFIAVFAEEAKRLASEAGRGSSGMRFLVQGTLYPDVIESVSVKGPSAVIKTHHNVGGLPKDLPFELLEPLRDLFKDEVRLLGRELGLPDEILLKHPFPGPGLAVRLLGEITRERLDTLRAADAIVVDEIRRAGLYSKIWQAFAVLLPVRSVGVMGDFRTYGYTIAVRVVESEDAMTADWVRLPWNVLERISVRIVNEVRDVTRVVYDISSKPPSTIEWE, encoded by the coding sequence ATGGCCAATGCAGCAGCGCTTCCGGAGCGCGAATCTCATTTCGAAAGAAAAGGGGAACTGGGCGTGAGCACACGCGGCGGTGTTGTGGTTCTCGATTTCGGCGGCCAATATACGCAGTTGATTGCCCGTCGCATTCGCGAGCAGGAAGTTTTTTCCGCCATTTTGCCTTGTAACGCCTCGCTCGACGAAGTGAAGCGCCTCGAGCCGGCCGGCATCGTCCTTTCCGGCGGCCCCAGCTCCGTCTACGATGAGGGCGCTCCAGAATGTGACTCCCGGGTTTTGCATCTCGGCGTTCCGGTTCTCGGAATCTGCTATGGCATGCAATGGATGGCGCACGCGTTGGGCGGCAACGTCGTGAAAGCCGAGCGCCGCGAATATGGCCCGGCGCGTCTTGACCGCGAGAAAGATTCCGCTCTTTTCCGCGGCATTCCCGATCACGGCAAAGTTTGGAACAGCCACGGCGACCACGTCATTGGTCTCCCGACGGGCTTCGAGACGACCGGCCGCACGGACAACGCCGTCGCCGCAATCGAAGATCCTGTGCGCCATCTTTATGGCGTCGAATTTCATCCCGAAGTTCGCCACACTGAGCGCGGAACCGACATGCTCCGCAATTTCGTCTTCGAAGTCTGTCACGCCAAAAAGAACTGGAACCGCGCATCGTTCATCGCCGAAACCGTCGAGGCGATTCGCAATCGTGTCGGCGATACTCATGCTCTTTGCGCCCTGAGCGGCGGAGTGGATTCCGCCGTCGCTGCCGTTTTGGTGCATCGCGCCATCGGCGATCGCCTGACAAACGTCTTCGTCGACACCGGCCTTCTCCGGCAAAACGAGTATCACGAGACGCTCGACTTGCTCCGCAATCGCCTCGGCCTGAATGTCGATGGCGTTGACGCCAGCGAACGCTTCCTCGCGCGGCTGAAGGGCGTCACGGATCCGGAAGAAAAGCGCAAGCGCATCGGCGCGGAGTTCATCGCCGTGTTTGCCGAAGAAGCCAAGCGTCTGGCATCAGAAGCGGGTCGCGGCAGCTCCGGGATGCGTTTTCTCGTTCAGGGAACTCTCTATCCCGATGTCATTGAGTCCGTCTCCGTCAAGGGCCCTTCTGCGGTCATCAAGACGCACCACAACGTCGGCGGCCTGCCGAAGGATCTGCCTTTCGAGTTACTCGAGCCTCTTCGTGACCTTTTTAAGGACGAGGTTCGTTTGCTCGGTCGTGAACTCGGTTTGCCGGACGAGATACTTTTGAAACATCCGTTTCCGGGGCCCGGATTGGCGGTTCGCCTTTTGGGAGAAATCACGCGCGAAAGATTGGACACGCTTCGCGCAGCCGACGCCATCGTTGTGGACGAAATTCGCCGCGCCGGTCTTTACTCGAAGATCTGGCAGGCGTTTGCTGTTTTGTTGCCCGTTCGCAGTGTGGGCGTGATGGGGGACTTTCGGACGTACGGATACACCATCGCCGTTCGCGTCGTCGAATCCGAAGACGCTATGACAGCAGACTGGGTGCGTCTCCCTTGGAATGTGCTGGAGCGGATTTCAGTTCGTATCGTAAACGAGGTTCGCGACGTGACTCGCGTCGTTTACGACATCAGCTCAAAACCGCCCAGCACAATCGAATGGGAGTGA
- a CDS encoding helix-turn-helix transcriptional regulator yields the protein MPFRLHPAFMGFHQLSLAGASVSCDNPFMIIGDRLRLLRETKKLSQGDIEKRTGLLRCYISRVENGHTVPAIETLEKLARAMEVPLYQLFYDGEEPPELPNLPKRKSSDDIAWGSTGKDARVLGRFRRLLGRVDEADRRLLLYMAQKMATR from the coding sequence ATGCCGTTCCGGTTACATCCTGCCTTTATGGGTTTCCATCAGTTATCGCTTGCAGGGGCCAGTGTTTCATGTGACAATCCATTCATGATAATTGGAGATCGTTTACGTTTGTTGCGGGAGACCAAAAAGCTCTCGCAGGGTGACATCGAAAAGCGCACTGGACTTCTCCGCTGTTACATTTCGCGGGTCGAGAACGGACATACCGTTCCGGCCATCGAAACACTAGAAAAGCTGGCACGAGCCATGGAAGTGCCGCTCTACCAGCTATTCTACGACGGCGAGGAGCCACCTGAGCTGCCAAATCTTCCGAAACGGAAGTCGTCAGATGATATCGCGTGGGGGAGCACTGGAAAAGACGCGCGAGTTCTCGGACGGTTTCGCCGGCTGCTTGGGCGCGTGGATGAAGCCGACCGCCGCCTTCTACTCTACATGGCCCAGAAAATGGCCACGCGGTAG
- a CDS encoding sigma-70 family RNA polymerase sigma factor has translation MDNVPKDVAASATAVALNARSRAAKTDDRDLVRQAQKGVSTAFEELVRRHQQRVIAVVSGILRRREDIEDVAQQVFLKAYVSIQRFDLRSAFSTWLYKITVNECWDYLRKKKVRPLSYEADLSEDQVRHVEQFVSSGADAGNPGERAELREIVDRLLSDLTDEDRTMLVLKEAQGFAVEEIGGMLGLNVNTVKVRLFRARRRLAKNYRRRVGHGRKEK, from the coding sequence ATGGATAACGTCCCAAAAGACGTGGCTGCTAGCGCAACCGCCGTTGCTCTGAATGCCCGGTCTCGGGCTGCGAAGACCGATGACCGTGACCTGGTCCGCCAGGCCCAAAAAGGCGTGTCTACGGCCTTTGAGGAGCTGGTTCGGCGGCATCAGCAGCGCGTAATTGCCGTGGTCAGCGGCATTCTCCGCCGCCGCGAGGATATCGAGGACGTTGCCCAGCAGGTGTTTCTAAAGGCCTATGTCTCGATTCAGCGCTTTGACTTGCGCTCGGCCTTTTCGACGTGGCTGTACAAGATTACCGTAAATGAGTGCTGGGACTATCTGCGGAAAAAGAAAGTCCGGCCGCTCAGTTACGAAGCCGACCTGAGCGAAGACCAGGTCCGCCATGTGGAGCAGTTCGTCAGCAGCGGTGCCGACGCCGGCAATCCCGGCGAACGCGCCGAATTGAGGGAAATCGTCGATCGCTTGCTCAGTGATCTCACGGACGAAGATCGCACGATGCTGGTTTTGAAGGAGGCTCAGGGTTTCGCCGTCGAGGAAATTGGCGGGATGCTGGGTTTGAATGTAAACACCGTAAAGGTTCGTTTGTTTCGCGCCCGGCGCCGCTTGGCAAAAAATTACCGCCGGCGCGTGGGCCATGGACGCAAGGAAAAATAA
- a CDS encoding zf-HC2 domain-containing protein has translation MSEQNMNGCEKFEAFLEDYLSGDLPRHDAERLASHLNACTDCRQALEEARLASRLVGLFDRAEEPGPGFTRLVMARVSTAELWLQQQKNFWRPLEALAWRLAFSAALVLVFLFAYEIRASNPEVVPPASAVLVQQADTFVTPAYGSPSNSDEVLLAIAERHHEQQ, from the coding sequence ATGTCCGAACAAAATATGAATGGTTGTGAAAAGTTCGAAGCTTTTTTGGAAGATTATTTGAGCGGCGATCTGCCGCGTCACGATGCCGAGCGGCTGGCGTCGCACCTCAATGCCTGCACGGATTGCCGTCAGGCCCTCGAAGAGGCGCGCCTGGCTTCGCGGCTCGTTGGTCTTTTTGATCGCGCCGAAGAGCCCGGCCCCGGGTTTACGCGCCTGGTGATGGCTCGCGTCAGCACTGCGGAGCTTTGGCTCCAGCAGCAGAAGAATTTCTGGCGTCCGCTCGAAGCGCTGGCCTGGCGTCTTGCGTTTTCCGCCGCGCTCGTTCTGGTTTTCTTGTTCGCCTATGAAATCAGGGCCAGCAATCCAGAGGTAGTCCCGCCGGCTTCAGCCGTTTTGGTACAGCAGGCGGATACATTCGTAACGCCAGCTTACGGCTCGCCTTCGAATAGCGACGAGGTTTTGCTGGCGATTGCAGAAAGGCACCATGAGCAACAGTAG
- a CDS encoding ABC transporter ATP-binding protein, translating into MAYEAAIPGRSEIVRPAAADAVITLENVHKTYDLGEIQVHALRGVTLEIRRGEFVAIMGASGSGKSTLMNILGCLDRPTKGRYLLDGTDVSQLSKTELAHIRNRKIGFVFQQFNLLSRTTALENVELPTLYAGIPQAERVERARQSLERVGLGERAMHHPSQLSGGQQQRVAIARALVNHPAILLADEPTGNLDSRTSVEIMDILQRLNEDEGLTVVLVTHESDIADYAQRALEFRDGKMRHDRTIQRRLIARDVLPTLKSPDDASDDSANEKEPQGPVQ; encoded by the coding sequence ATGGCTTACGAGGCAGCAATTCCAGGAAGATCTGAAATCGTCCGGCCCGCCGCAGCGGATGCCGTCATCACGCTCGAAAACGTGCACAAGACCTACGACCTCGGCGAAATCCAGGTCCACGCGCTTCGTGGTGTTACCCTCGAAATCCGCCGCGGCGAATTTGTCGCCATCATGGGTGCGTCCGGCTCGGGAAAATCCACGCTCATGAATATTCTCGGTTGCCTCGATCGCCCTACCAAGGGCCGCTATTTGCTCGACGGCACCGATGTTTCCCAGCTCTCGAAGACTGAGCTGGCTCACATCCGCAATCGCAAAATCGGCTTCGTCTTCCAGCAATTCAATCTCCTCTCGCGCACCACGGCGCTCGAAAATGTCGAGCTCCCCACGCTCTACGCCGGAATTCCTCAGGCCGAGCGTGTCGAGCGCGCCCGCCAATCGCTCGAGCGCGTCGGCTTGGGCGAACGCGCCATGCATCATCCTTCGCAGCTTTCCGGAGGCCAGCAGCAGCGCGTGGCCATCGCGCGTGCACTCGTGAATCATCCGGCAATCTTGCTCGCCGATGAGCCTACCGGCAATCTCGATAGCCGCACCAGCGTCGAGATCATGGACATTCTCCAACGTTTGAATGAAGACGAGGGTCTGACCGTCGTTCTCGTCACTCACGAATCCGATATCGCCGACTACGCGCAGCGCGCTCTGGAATTTCGTGACGGCAAGATGCGTCATGATCGCACGATTCAGCGCCGTTTGATCGCTCGCGACGTTCTTCCTACGCTGAAATCTCCCGACGATGCTTCGGACGATTCCGCGAACGAAAAGGAACCGCAAGGGCCGGTTCAGTAA
- a CDS encoding single-stranded DNA-binding protein gives MSVNKVILVGRLGRDPETRYTGSGQAVANFSVATDETYKDRSGERQKRTEWHKIVVWGKQAEIAQQYLKKGSLVYIEGRIQSREWQDKQGEKRTSFEIVASNFRMLGGRAEGAAAGMGAGAGTSHSAEHEPMAVDDPSGPETQISDEDIPF, from the coding sequence ATGTCGGTTAACAAAGTGATTCTCGTGGGACGGCTGGGACGCGATCCGGAGACGCGGTACACGGGGAGCGGACAGGCGGTGGCGAACTTTTCCGTGGCCACGGACGAGACCTACAAAGACCGCAGCGGCGAACGGCAGAAGCGCACGGAATGGCACAAGATCGTCGTGTGGGGCAAACAGGCGGAGATTGCGCAGCAGTATTTGAAGAAAGGCTCGCTGGTTTATATCGAAGGACGCATCCAATCGCGCGAGTGGCAGGACAAGCAAGGCGAAAAGCGCACGAGTTTTGAGATTGTTGCCTCGAATTTCCGGATGCTGGGAGGCCGAGCGGAAGGCGCGGCGGCGGGCATGGGCGCGGGAGCGGGAACTTCGCATAGCGCCGAGCACGAACCGATGGCCGTGGATGACCCTTCCGGCCCGGAGACGCAGATTTCGGATGAGGACATACCCTTCTAA
- the ybgF gene encoding tol-pal system protein YbgF, translating into MRARTILASFGLLLAGAIAGTMLAPPAADAVSREIIEIQQSVNQILQNQQDLRADVDTKFASMQTLVQQSVNSAGHLNQTVGALEKTIQDAQANSGANNSTVAQQVQGVSDNMQDLQARVAKLAQQMSDMQNILQQINAKVSTPPPAPVNPTPDATQGGAPGATPDTTAAQPAANGPTSLRPISGNTLYSNGISDLNSGHYDLSRQEFRDYLENFPDGSYAANAQFYLGEIAYAQGEYSSAIDDYDRVIVHYPKSNKVAPAMLEKGRALVQTHKNASAEREFRELIRRFPGSAEAKKAATEMRALGPSR; encoded by the coding sequence ATGCGTGCGCGAACGATCCTGGCATCTTTCGGGCTTTTGCTGGCCGGCGCTATCGCCGGAACGATGCTGGCGCCACCGGCAGCCGACGCGGTGTCGCGTGAGATCATCGAAATCCAGCAGAGCGTAAATCAAATCCTGCAGAACCAGCAGGACCTTCGCGCGGATGTGGACACGAAGTTCGCGTCCATGCAAACGCTGGTGCAGCAGTCGGTCAATTCAGCCGGGCATTTGAACCAGACCGTGGGGGCGCTCGAAAAAACGATTCAGGACGCACAGGCGAACAGCGGAGCGAACAACAGTACGGTCGCGCAGCAAGTGCAGGGCGTCTCAGACAACATGCAGGACCTGCAAGCGCGGGTGGCGAAGCTGGCGCAGCAAATGTCGGATATGCAGAATATCCTGCAACAGATTAATGCCAAGGTGTCCACGCCGCCGCCGGCACCGGTCAATCCGACTCCCGACGCAACGCAAGGAGGCGCGCCCGGAGCGACGCCGGACACAACCGCAGCGCAGCCTGCGGCGAACGGGCCCACGAGCCTGCGACCGATCTCCGGAAATACGCTCTACTCCAACGGGATCAGCGACTTGAACAGCGGGCATTACGACCTCTCACGCCAGGAGTTCCGCGACTACCTGGAGAATTTTCCCGATGGTTCGTACGCGGCGAACGCGCAGTTTTATCTGGGAGAGATAGCGTATGCGCAGGGCGAATACAGCTCTGCGATTGACGACTATGACCGCGTGATCGTGCATTATCCGAAGAGCAATAAAGTGGCCCCGGCGATGCTGGAAAAAGGCCGGGCGCTGGTGCAAACACACAAGAATGCGAGCGCGGAGCGCGAGTTTCGCGAGCTGATCCGCAGATTTCCAGGGTCCGCAGAAGCCAAGAAGGCGGCGACCGAAATGCGGGCGCTGGGCCCTTCGCGCTAG